The Rhinoderma darwinii isolate aRhiDar2 chromosome 8, aRhiDar2.hap1, whole genome shotgun sequence genome has a window encoding:
- the LOC142658860 gene encoding interferon lambda-2-like — MDIRLVVFSIVLVAVTGHPQRRSCPTSRYKSVSSADIRVIRQLQNEHEKNMSTSAMKCYRRMMRHKPSVCDLTSSDRLILTLGRVTVTTEVLENLSTSAVPDPVSQSLMILLKIRDDLLICKDTPGHSGTPSEQLKAWLHHLQQFMEAASPQCLQDAVLLSLIQLMVEDVGCWAHGK; from the exons ATGGACATCAGACTGGTGGTCTTCAGTATTGTACTTGTGGCAGTGACCGGACATCCACAGAGGAGAAGCTGCCCGACGTCCAGATATAAATCAGTATCTTCCGCTGACATCCGGGTGATCAGACAACTGCAGAATGAACAT GAGAAGAACATGTCCACCAGTGCAATGAAATGCTATAGAAGAATGATGAGACACAAGCCGTCTGTATGTGACTTAACG TCAAGTGACCGTCTGATTCTGACCTTGGGGCGAGTTACGGTAACTACTGAAGTTCTGGAAAATCTGTCCACGTCTGCTGTCCCTGACCCTGTATCACAGTCACTCATGATATTGCTAAAAATCAGAGATGATCTTCTGATCTGT AAAGACACACCAGGACACAGTGGAACACCTTCTGAGCAGCTGAAGGCATGGCTGCACCATCTACAGCAATTTATGGAAGCG GCTTCTCCACAGTGTCTCCAGGATGCCGTGTTACTCAGTCTCATACAGTTAATGGTGGAAGATGTTGGGTGTTGGGCTCATGGGAAGTAA